The Armatimonadota bacterium region ACATGAAGATCGAGTCGCTGGCGCGTTCTTCCGAGTTCGTCACGTGGATGATGATAGGCATTATTGCGGTCATCTTTGTGAGCTACGTGTTGCGTGTCGTAGAATATTTCATTTTCCAGTTGAAGGTGTAGCCGATGGTACACACTGAGGTAGAGCGGATCGAGAGGTTGCTGGAACTGCTCCACCAGAGCGACGCCAGCGAGCTGGAGGTAGAAACAAACGGTTGGCGATTACGTGCAAGGCGACAGGTGGTTCTTGCTGCTCCGACAAGCCCTGAACCCGAGACGGAGCAAGTGCAACCACCCAGCGAGCCTCCATCTGTGTGGATACGCTCCCCGCTGGTGGGCTTTTTCCAGCCGCGCCCCAAACCGCTGCAGGTAGGCGACTCGGTGAAGAAGGAGGAGGTCGTATGCCTGATTCAGGCGATGGGGTTGATGAACGAGGTACGAAGCCCCGCAAATGGTCGTGTCGTGGAAGTGCTGGTAGAAGAGGGTGTGGCAGTGGAATATGGACAGCCTCTGTACCGCATCGTGGAGGAGAGCGATGATGAAGCGAGCCCGTGAGGCATGGAGCCTGGTAGAGATACTGGTGGTGCTTGTGCTGCTGCTCATACTGGCAATCTGGCTGTTGCCCAAATACACCGGCAGGGGCACGGAACCATCAGGACAGCCACGCAAAACCCCTGAGAACGCGGCTCTCGCTGTGCAGTGCCGCAATAACCTCCAGCAGATTCGCCTCTCGCTGCGCATGTCCCGCCCAACGGGAGAGGAACCTCTCCCCGCTTCCTTGCAGGACCTGCGGCTACCCGCAGAGATGCTGTATTGCCCTGTCAGTAAACAGCCCTACTGGTACGACCCCCAAACCGGGCGCGTGCAGTGCCTTACTCCGTCGCATGAGGGATTTTAGACATGTTCCAGAAGGTGTTGATAGCAAACAGAGGCGAGATCGCTTTGCGCATCATCCGCGCGTGCAAGGAGCTCGGCATAGCCACTGTCGCTGTGTACTCCGAAGCGGACGCAGACAGCCTGCACGTACAGGCGGCAGATGAGGCGGTATGCATTGGTCCCGGGCCGGGCAAAGATAGTTACCTGAACATCCCCAACGTGATTATGGCTGCCATCATCACGGGCGCAGAAGCCATTCACCCCGGCTACGGCTACCTTTCTGAACGCGCCAGCTTCGCCGAGGCATGTGAAGCGAGTGGGCTGGTGTTTATCGGTCCGCCACCCTCCGCTATCGAGAAAATGGGCGATAAAGCGGTGGCTCGCGAAATCGTGCGCCACGCAAAGGTGCCGGTGGTCCCCGGCACACACGGGGCGGTGCGCAGTGAGCAGGAAGCGATCAAACAGGCGCAGCGCATCGGCTACCCAGTGCTGGTGAAAGCAGTGGCTGGTGGTGGAGGCAAAGGCATCCGCCTGGCTGAGAATCCCGAAGAGTTGTCGCGCGTGCTGCAGCTGGCGCAAAACGAGGCGATGGCAGCTTTTGGTTCACCAGAGGTGTACGTGGAAAAATTCATCCCTGACCCTCGCCACGTCGAGGTGCAGGTGCTCGCAGACTCCTACGGCAACGTCATCCACCTGGGTGAACGCGAGTGTTCTATCCAGACCGCCAGGCGACAAAAAATGGTGGAAGAAGCCCCGGCTTCTGTGGTCGCTCCCGCCCTGCGCCAGAAAATGGGCGAGGCAGCGGTACGCGCAGCGAAAGCGGTTGGCTATGTCAATGCGGGTACGGTAGAATTCTTACTGGACAACAAAGGCAACTTCTATTTCATCGAGATGAACACGCGCATCCAGGTGGAACATCCTGTCACCGAGCAGGTCACAGGGGTGGACATCGTGCGCGAGCAGATACGTATCGCTGCCAAGGAGAGACTGCATCTGTCCCAGCGCGACGTGCAGTGGCGTGGGCACTCCATCGAATGCCGCCTCACCGCCGAGGACCCGGATAACGATTTTGCACCCAGCGTGGGGAAAATCACGCACCTGGTGCTGCCGGGAGGTCCCGGTGTGCGCGTCGATACCCACCTGTATCCGGGCTACGTGATACCCCCCTACTACGATTCCCTGCTCGCCAAAATTATCGTGTGGGCGGAAGATAGACCCGCTGCGATAGCACGCATGAGGCGAGCACTGGAAGAGACACGTGTCGAAGGCGTGAAAACCAATCTACACTTCTTGAAACGCATTATCGACCACCCGGAATACCAGAAGGGAAATGTGTCCACACAATTTTTGCGCCGCTATCTGCGAAACGGTACGGAGTGAGGGGCAGCGAGTATGAGCAGTTCCACGCTCCGAAAGCACTCTGCGGGCACTCGACGCATGGCGAGGGAGCTGGCGCTGCGCCTGCTCTATCAGGTGGATATTGCGCAGATGCCTCTGGACGAGTGCTTCGCTTTTGCCGTCGAACACATGCCTATCGAGGAGCCGGGGCAGCAATTCGCCTACGAACTCGCTTCCGGTACGCTGCAGAACCTGCAACGCATAGACTCCATCATCGCTCGCTTTGCTATCGGCTGGCCTCCCGACCGACAACCCGCCCCCGACCGCAATGTACTGCGTTTGGCAATCTACGAGCTGCTCTACCACCCCGAAACGCCCCCCAGTGTGGTGATCAGCGAGGCGGTAGAGCTGGCAAAGAAATATAACTCTGACGAATCCGGCAAGTTCGTCAATGGTGTGCTGGCAAGTGTGTTCAAACATCTGGAGGAGTATCGGTGAGCGCAACCCTGTTAGACGGCGCAGCAACTGCTGCGCAAATTCGCGAAGAGCTGAAACCGCGCGTGCAACGGCTGCGCGAAGCAGGCATCGTGCCCAAACTGAGCGTGGTCATCATCGGCGATGACCCCGCCTCCCATACCTACGTGCGCATGAAAGCCAAAGCCTGCCGCAGCGTGGGCATCGAGTCCGAAACCTTCGCCCTGCCGCAAGAGACTACGCAAGAAGAGGCGGAGGCTCTCATTGCACGACTGAATGCCGATGAAAGCGTGCATGGCATCCTGATACAGCACCCCGTGCCCAAGCATCTCCACGAAATCCGTTTGCTCAGTCATCTGTCACCCGACAAAGATGTGGATGGAATCTCACCCGCCTCGCTGGGCGCACTGGTAGCCGGTGTAGCCAGTTTCATTTCGTGTACACCCCTCGGCATCGTAGAGCTGCTAGACCGCTACCAGATCCCCATCGAAGGGCAACGCGCAGTGGTGGTAGGACGCAGCATTATCCTGGGCAAACCGCTGGCTCTACTGCTTCTACAGCGTAACGCCACCGTCACCGTGTGCCACACCCGCACACGAGACCTGCCCTCCATCACCCGCGAGGCGGATATTCTGGTCGCCGCGTGTGGCAGGGCAGAGTTGATCACAGGGGATATGATACGCCCGGGTGCGGTAGTGGTGGATGCCGGTTACAACCGCGTGGAGGGACGTAGCGGCGACGTGGGCGATGTGCACTTCGAATCGGCATCACAGGTTGCCTCGTACATCACACCGGTGCCGGGCGGGGTGGGCCCCATGACTATCGCCATGTTGCTCTCTAACACTGTGCGTGCAGCAGAAATGCAACTGGAGGCGCAGTAAAGGTGCCGTTTGACTTGCAACAGTATCTGCGGGAAAGGGTGCGGCTGGTAGACGATGCGCTGGAACGCTACCTGCCCGGCGAGGACGTGCGTCCTCAGGTGTTGCATCGCGCGATGCGCTACAGCACCCTTTCAGGTGGGAAACGCTTGCGTCCGGTGCTGGTCATCGCTGGTGCAGAGGCTGTCGGCGGTGAAGCTCAGACGGTATTGCCAACCGCCTGTGGGATAGAGCTCATCCATACCTTTTCCCTGATCCATGACGACCTGCCTGCCATTGATAACGACACCTTGCGGCGCGGGCGTCCAACCTGTCACGTGCAATTTGGCGAAGCAGTAGCAATTCTTGCGGGAGATGCCCTCTTTGCCACCGCGTTCGAACTGGTGGCGCGGAATGTAGAAAGGGTCCCTGCGGAGCGAGTGGTGCGCGTGCTGCGCGTGATTGCGGAAGCCTCGGGCACCAGCGGTATGGTGGGTGGGCAGATGGTGGACATCGAATCGGAAGGAAAGCCGGTGGACACCGAAACGCTGGAATACATCCACCGCCACAAAACCGCTGCACTGATCCGGGCTTCAGTTGTGTCAGGAGCGATTCTTGCCGGGGCGGAGCAATGGCAGGTTGACGCGCTGAGCCGTTATGGGGAGCTCACCGGGCTGGCATTTCAGATTGCCGACGACCTGCTCAACGTCACCGGTGATCCGAGCAAAACCGGTAAAGCGGTGGGTACCGATGTGGAACGAGGCAAAGCCACCTACCCGGCTCTCTTTGGCGTGGAAGCCTCGCGGCGGCGAGCCTACCAGCTGGTGCAGGAAGCTGTAGAAACGCTACACCCCTTTGGCGAGCGGGCGGAACCGTTGCGGGCTATTGCCCATCTGATGATAGAACGGGAGGGATGAACGGAAGTGCCTAAACCGGTCGGCACCTTGATTGTGATTACAGGGAGTATGTTCGCAGGCAAGTCGGAGGAGCTGATACGCCAGGTGCGTCGTGCCCTGTACGCGCGGAAGAAGGTGCAGGTGTTTAAATCCGCTCTGGACAACCGATGGGATAGCGCAGCCATCGCCACACATAACGGCGTGCGCTTCGAGGCGGTGCCGGTTTCCTCCAGCGCGGATCTGGAGCGTCTCGTACAACCGGACACCGAAGTAATCGCCATCGAAGAGGTACAGTTTTTCGATGAGGGCGTTGTCGCGTTATGTGACCGCTGGGCGAACGAAGGCAGGACGGTCATTGTGGCGGGGCTGGACCAGGACTTTCGCGGTCAACCGTTCGGTTTCATGCCCATCCTGCTCGCTCTGGCGGATGAGGTGATTAAACTGCGGGCGATCTGTGCACGGTGCGGGCAGCTGGCAAGCAAGACCCAGAGACTGGTGGACGGGCGCCCCGCTTCGTGGGATGAGCCCACCATCCTGATTGGTGCCGCCGAGAAGTACGAGGCTCGCTGCCGCCGCTGCCACAAGGTGCTGAACGCTCCCCGCAACGGACACCGTCGCGTCAGACGCGCTGCTCAAACGCAGACGATAGAGCAGCAGGAGAGGTTGTTTTGAACTATTCAAGAAGAACAGACCACGTTTTACGCTGAGGTGATGCGCCAGGTAAACCTGCCGGTGGATGGGATAGACCTTTCGGAACCGACCCCTCTGGCACCAGTGGTCAAGGAGAGAGGCGTTGTTACCTATGAATGAACTATTAGGAGAGCTGCGAATAGAGACGCAAATGGTCTCCGATACCCTCGCTGGATTGGGAGAAGTATTGAGCGAAGGGAATCTGTCCGCATGGGGAGAGTTTCTTCGGAAGGTCTCAACATATTTGGGGGTTCCTCGCGACGCCATACACCCCTCCACAGATAAGGAGGCATCACCTTGAACCACCAGCTACAATCTTTGTCGGAAGCCATACGCGCGGTGCTGGACATCAAAGACTCCGTGCGAGAAGAAGCGCTGCGCCAGTCGCGCGAGCTGATACGCCTTTCCGCCACCACCGTGCGCAGCATCCACCGCCACGAGTTTGATAACGCCCAGCAGGGTCTGCAGGAAGCGGCACAACGGGCAGCGGAGCTGAACACCCTGCGCGAGAAGCATCCTGACATCTACTATGCAGGTTATGTACAGGATGCGCTGAAGGAATACGCGGAAGCCTGTCTGCTGCACGCCCTGGTACAGGCGCAGGCGTTACCCTCGTTCGTTGATCTGCAACTGGAAGTGCCCGCCTATCTGAACGCCCTGTGCGAAGCCGCCAGCGAGTGCAGGAGGCACATCTTAGACCTTCTACGCCACGGAGACACCCCGCAGGCAGAGAAACTGCTGGCGGACATGGACGACATCTACTATATGCTGGTTACCTTCGACTATCCTGATGCGATTACGGGCGGATTGCGTCGCAGTGTAGACGCCCTGCGCGCCGTGCTGGAGCGTACGCGCGGAGATGTGACCATCACGGCGATACAGAGGGAGCTAGAGGAGGCACTGAGGCAATAAACGTATCGGATGTTCTCATGCGAGAGGCTTGCGGATGGGACGATACAAATGGGTTGCTATTATTGGTTTGGCATCGGGCGCCGTGTTCCTGCCTGTCATGGGAGCTCCATTTGTTGCTGATGATTATCTGATCTTTTTTCACGTTGCCCGCGAAGGTATATGGGGGATTGCTATTACTCCCGGCCCCCAGTTCCTGCGCCCGCTCACATCAGCCATGTACTACATCGAGTATCACCTGTGGGGGCTTTCACCGCTGACATCGCATATAGTCAGCACACTTACTCATGTCATCTGCACGCTCCTCACGGGAGTGCTGACAAAGAAGATCGCCACAAAAAGCGGTTTGGCACCAGAGATAACACGCCGCTCTGCGCTCATCTCGTCTGCTCTGTTCGCAGTACTGCCTGCTCATGCCGAGGCTGTCGCATGGATCGCCAGTCGTGCAGACATCATGGCAACGATATTTTGCCTGTTGTGCTTAATACTTCTCGCGAGGGATTCGCCGTCTCATAGTACGGTTTTGGAGACAGTGCTGTTTGTCTCTTGCTTCGCGGTCGCCTTGCTGTTCAAAGAGTCAGCGGTCGTTCTGCCCTTGCTGGTGGTTGTCTGGTTGACGCTGGGTTACGAGCGGGATTGGAAGCGGGTACTCCCTTTTGCAGGTGTGGCGGCGGCGTACCTGCTCACGCGATTTTTGATAGTGGGAAAGATAGGAGGATATGCCAACTGGGGTAGTAACCTGCTGAGTCCCTGGCAGCTGGCAATGAATGGAATAGTCTACCTGTCGCACCTTTTACAACCGGCTCCCCTATTTGGCGTCGGTCGTGATCTCTGGGATACATTGCTCTACCTTTCCACTGGGCTTGCGCTGTTGGTGCTGGTGCGTTCTAGACCATCCACCCCTACCGCTTCGGGCTTCCGCCGGCTAGTACTGCTGCTGTGCGCTTGGACGGTGATATGCATGCTGCCCGTGCTTCCCCTGAAACCCGCGCTCGGTCATCTGATGAACAGCCGCTATGTCTACCTGGCCTCTACGAGCATGGCGGCACTGGCAGGAATATGGCTCGCCCAACGCTGGGACGCAAGCAGGGTTCGCTTCACCTTTGTTGCTCTTGTTGCTCTCTATGCTTTGGGCACGATGCGGTTGTCGCAGGCGTGGTATTGGGCAGGGCGCGTCGCGCAAACCTCTTTGCAGTCGTTGGCGCAAGTCACAAGTGGGCAAAAACCTATCTTGCTCCTCAGCATACCAGACCACTATCGCGGCGCCTATATCTGGCGAAACAGCCTGCACGAGGCTATTCTGCTGTACGTTCCTCAGATCAAGAGCTCTGTGTATGTGCTGAGCCGGTTTACAATGCGTCTGACACCTTATGTGTCGGTGAATTACCGGGATGGTATCGTTACACTGTCTTCGCAGAGTGACATCTTCCTTCCGCCGGAGTCGCATCACAATCTGCTTACCGGAGTGGGAGAGATAAACATTACCCCTCAGCGTATCAGCATAGGGTCCCCTCTTACCTCTCGGTACCGGCTCCTTCGTTACGAAAACGGGCGATTTGTCGATGTCACGAATTGAGTATCCGCCAAACCCCAGTCTCTGGAGGAACACGTCCTTGTCATTCCAACGTGTGGGAGACGAGAACGAGCGGGATTGCTCTGGCACTTCAGCCTCACAGCAAACCCAGCGCCCTCAACCCCTTCACCGACTCTGCTACCGATTCGGCAAACACTGAGACGGCGGTATCTATCTGCTCCGCTGAGACAATGAGCGGCGGTTCAAAGCGAATCACGCGCGGGTTGTTGAGTGTGTACGCTGCGATCACCCCGCGACGAGTCATTCCGCCGATGACCAGCTTCGCTACATCCTCAATGGCGAACTCCACACCCACCATCAGCCCTTTGCCGCGCACCTGGGTGACCACGTCGGGATACTGCTGTTGCACCGCGCTCAGCCCCGCGATAAGCTGCTCGCCGCGCTCTGCCGCACGAGCGGGCAGATTCTCCTCCTGCAAAACCTGTAGCGTCGCGATGCCTGCTGCACACGCCAGCGGGTTGCCTCCAAAGGTGCTGGTGTGTATCAAGGGGTTATCACCGAACACCTTCTCCCAGATTTCAGGGGTGGACGAGAACGCTCCTGAGGGCACTACCCCGCCGCCCAGCGCCTTCGCCAGGGTGATGATGTCAGGCTGCACCCCCCAGTGCTCCACCGCAAACATCTTGCCCGTGCGCCCCAAACCCGTCTGTACCTCGTCGATAATCAACAGCGCGTGGCGCTCGGTGCACAATTCGCGCAATTTGGGCAAATAATCCTCGCTGGGCAAAAAGATGCCCCCTTCGCCCTGGATCGGCTCGACGATAATGCCTGCCGTATCTTCGTCCATCTCACGGGCGGCAGCATCCGCATCGCCAAAAGGTACGTGCACGAAGCCGGGTACCAGCGGATAGAACGGCTGGCGGTACTGCTCACGCCCCGTCGCACTGAGCGAGCCCATGCTTTTGCCGTGATAGCCCCCGACAGTGGCGATGAACTTGTGCTTGCCGGTGAATTTGCGAGCGATTTTGAGCGCGCCTTCCACCGCCTCGGTGCCGCTGTTGCACAGGAAGCTGTATCGCAGGTCGCCGGGAAGCACTCCTGCCAGCGCCTCGCAGAAATCCGCCACCAGCGCACTGAAAAACACCTTGCTGGAAAGAGGCATCCGGTCTAACTGCGCCTTCACCGCCTCCACCACCTTCGGATGGCGATGCCCCAGCGCGAATGTGCCGTAGCCTCCCAAAAAGTCCAGGTAGGCGCGCCCCTGATGGTCATATACATATATCCCTTCAGCGCGCATCTCCACGCCGAAGTCGGCAAACTTCATCAGCTGCGCCAGCCCGGGGTTCACGTACTGTAGATACTTCTCGTAGGTTTGCTCCAGAATGTCGCTCATGCCCACCTCCTAGTACACCGACTCGTCCACGATACGCCGTCCGTCGTAGGCTGGGCGAATGCGTTGGTGCTTCAGGATGTATTCCGACACAATGTCCAGCCTTTTCCTGCCCGTATCCTCGTAGGCAATGCCCATCGGCTGCAGGTAACGCTGCGCAAAGTAGCTGTTAGTGGACAGCAGGTACTGGCGGTCGTCCTGCAGCGGTTGCCCGTTGATGGTGACTTCCACCAGTTCCCCACGCCGGTAACGATAGCGGATGCCCGACACTGCCGGACGAGTTCTCCGTAGCAGTTCCCGCAGCTGCGCTCCTGTTGCCCGAAACTTCACCATCGTATTGCCGAAGGGCAACGCTTTGGCGAGGTCGTAGCGGGTAATTGGTCCACGCAGGACAGGCGCGCGCACACCTCCCATGTTTTCCAAATCGGCTTCCGTGCCCAGCACCTCACGGACGGCATCTGCCACCAGATTGTACTCCGCATCGTCATCGCCGCGGTGGGTGAAATCGTCCTCCGCCTCTCCGATGACAACGCCGTAATATGCTTTCATCGGCTTCCAGTAGCGGTCAACGACGGCTTTGACCGTCGGGTCATCGGGAATATCCGGGGAGATGAGGATCAAGTCGCCGCGATAGCTCATGAACGTCC contains the following coding sequences:
- the accB gene encoding acetyl-CoA carboxylase, biotin carboxyl carrier protein, which translates into the protein MVHTEVERIERLLELLHQSDASELEVETNGWRLRARRQVVLAAPTSPEPETEQVQPPSEPPSVWIRSPLVGFFQPRPKPLQVGDSVKKEEVVCLIQAMGLMNEVRSPANGRVVEVLVEEGVAVEYGQPLYRIVEESDDEASP
- a CDS encoding acetyl-CoA carboxylase biotin carboxylase subunit; the encoded protein is MFQKVLIANRGEIALRIIRACKELGIATVAVYSEADADSLHVQAADEAVCIGPGPGKDSYLNIPNVIMAAIITGAEAIHPGYGYLSERASFAEACEASGLVFIGPPPSAIEKMGDKAVAREIVRHAKVPVVPGTHGAVRSEQEAIKQAQRIGYPVLVKAVAGGGGKGIRLAENPEELSRVLQLAQNEAMAAFGSPEVYVEKFIPDPRHVEVQVLADSYGNVIHLGERECSIQTARRQKMVEEAPASVVAPALRQKMGEAAVRAAKAVGYVNAGTVEFLLDNKGNFYFIEMNTRIQVEHPVTEQVTGVDIVREQIRIAAKERLHLSQRDVQWRGHSIECRLTAEDPDNDFAPSVGKITHLVLPGGPGVRVDTHLYPGYVIPPYYDSLLAKIIVWAEDRPAAIARMRRALEETRVEGVKTNLHFLKRIIDHPEYQKGNVSTQFLRRYLRNGTE
- the nusB gene encoding N utilization substance protein B, whose product is MSSSTLRKHSAGTRRMARELALRLLYQVDIAQMPLDECFAFAVEHMPIEEPGQQFAYELASGTLQNLQRIDSIIARFAIGWPPDRQPAPDRNVLRLAIYELLYHPETPPSVVISEAVELAKKYNSDESGKFVNGVLASVFKHLEEYR
- the folD gene encoding bifunctional protein FolD, with protein sequence MSATLLDGAATAAQIREELKPRVQRLREAGIVPKLSVVIIGDDPASHTYVRMKAKACRSVGIESETFALPQETTQEEAEALIARLNADESVHGILIQHPVPKHLHEIRLLSHLSPDKDVDGISPASLGALVAGVASFISCTPLGIVELLDRYQIPIEGQRAVVVGRSIILGKPLALLLLQRNATVTVCHTRTRDLPSITREADILVAACGRAELITGDMIRPGAVVVDAGYNRVEGRSGDVGDVHFESASQVASYITPVPGGVGPMTIAMLLSNTVRAAEMQLEAQ
- a CDS encoding farnesyl-diphosphate synthase, producing MPFDLQQYLRERVRLVDDALERYLPGEDVRPQVLHRAMRYSTLSGGKRLRPVLVIAGAEAVGGEAQTVLPTACGIELIHTFSLIHDDLPAIDNDTLRRGRPTCHVQFGEAVAILAGDALFATAFELVARNVERVPAERVVRVLRVIAEASGTSGMVGGQMVDIESEGKPVDTETLEYIHRHKTAALIRASVVSGAILAGAEQWQVDALSRYGELTGLAFQIADDLLNVTGDPSKTGKAVGTDVERGKATYPALFGVEASRRRAYQLVQEAVETLHPFGERAEPLRAIAHLMIEREG
- the tdk gene encoding thymidine kinase, producing MPKPVGTLIVITGSMFAGKSEELIRQVRRALYARKKVQVFKSALDNRWDSAAIATHNGVRFEAVPVSSSADLERLVQPDTEVIAIEEVQFFDEGVVALCDRWANEGRTVIVAGLDQDFRGQPFGFMPILLALADEVIKLRAICARCGQLASKTQRLVDGRPASWDEPTILIGAAEKYEARCRRCHKVLNAPRNGHRRVRRAAQTQTIEQQERLF
- a CDS encoding haloacid dehalogenase, which codes for MNHQLQSLSEAIRAVLDIKDSVREEALRQSRELIRLSATTVRSIHRHEFDNAQQGLQEAAQRAAELNTLREKHPDIYYAGYVQDALKEYAEACLLHALVQAQALPSFVDLQLEVPAYLNALCEAASECRRHILDLLRHGDTPQAEKLLADMDDIYYMLVTFDYPDAITGGLRRSVDALRAVLERTRGDVTITAIQRELEEALRQ
- the argD gene encoding acetylornithine/acetyl-lysine aminotransferase, encoding MSDILEQTYEKYLQYVNPGLAQLMKFADFGVEMRAEGIYVYDHQGRAYLDFLGGYGTFALGHRHPKVVEAVKAQLDRMPLSSKVFFSALVADFCEALAGVLPGDLRYSFLCNSGTEAVEGALKIARKFTGKHKFIATVGGYHGKSMGSLSATGREQYRQPFYPLVPGFVHVPFGDADAAAREMDEDTAGIIVEPIQGEGGIFLPSEDYLPKLRELCTERHALLIIDEVQTGLGRTGKMFAVEHWGVQPDIITLAKALGGGVVPSGAFSSTPEIWEKVFGDNPLIHTSTFGGNPLACAAGIATLQVLQEENLPARAAERGEQLIAGLSAVQQQYPDVVTQVRGKGLMVGVEFAIEDVAKLVIGGMTRRGVIAAYTLNNPRVIRFEPPLIVSAEQIDTAVSVFAESVAESVKGLRALGLL